A DNA window from Caretta caretta isolate rCarCar2 chromosome 7, rCarCar1.hap1, whole genome shotgun sequence contains the following coding sequences:
- the LOC142072733 gene encoding myb/SANT-like DNA-binding domain-containing protein 7 encodes MQSSSAQVTMMESQNRKRAPAWTEREVWDLIAVWGEESVLSELRSSFRNAKTFVKISQGMKDRGHNRDPKQCRVKLKELRQAYQKTREANGRSGSEPQTCRFYDELHAILGGSATTTPAVLFDSFNGDGGNTEADFGDEEDDDDDVVDSSQQASRETGFPDSQELFLTPDLEPVPPEPTQGCLLDPAGGEGTSAACVSMITGSSPSQRLVKIRKKKKTHS; translated from the exons atgcagagctcatcagcacaggtgaccatgatggagtcccagaatcgcaaaagagctccagcatggactgaacgggaggtatgggatctgatcgctgtatggggagaggaatccgtgctatcagaactccgttccagttttcgaaatgccaaaacctttgtcaaaatctcccagggcatgaaggacagaggccataacagggacccgaagcagtgccgcgtgaaactgaaggagctgaggcaagcctaccagaaaaccagagaggcgaacggccgctccgggtcagagccccaaacatgccgcttctatgatgagctgcatgccattttagggggttcagccaccactaccccagccgtgttgtttgactccttcaatggagatggaggcaacacggaagcagattttggggatgaagaagatgatgatgatgatgttgtagatagctcacagcaagcaagcagagaaaccggttttcccgacagccaggaactgtttctcaccccggacctggaaccagtaccccctgaacccacccaaggctgcctcctggacccagcaggtggagaagggacctccg ctgcatgtgtttcaatgatcacaggatcttctccttcccagaggctagtgaagattagaaagaaaaaaaaaacgcactcgtga